Genomic segment of Panicum virgatum strain AP13 chromosome 9N, P.virgatum_v5, whole genome shotgun sequence:
GTATACAGTTGATTCTGACATGTGATTTGAGGATGGAAATTCCTTACGCAATAATAACATCACGTTTAATGCAAAATCGACTAcgaatataaaaatataaaaataaaaaagacgcgtgACGAGAgcccaggcaggcaggcaggcggcCATCAACACCCCCCGAATCCAATCGCAGCGACAGGAGGAAACCACCCAGGCAAaaggggcggcgggcgggcggggagCGGATCACAGCCGAGCCGGGGCTTGCTGCTTGCATCATCAGCACGCGCGGGCGAAGCGGAAGGAACTCAACTGAAGCGGCTTGCCAGGCAAGGCAAGGGGGCGGCCAGCAGGCGAGGGGTTGGCTGGCCCTAGTCTCCGTCACCGCCAGCCtggctgcctgcctgccccTCTCCGTTTCTCTCTCTACTTCTCCCTCCCTCGCTGTCGACGGCGATGGCCATATCCGTGTACGTAACCTGCCCCgggtatatatgtatatatattaccTTCTCAGGGGGTTGGTTCAGAATTCAGAACCGCGGACGATCCAATCCAACAGAGAGAGGATTTATACATAAACCCTGCAActactttcttctttcttttgttcgTCGTCGGCAGCTGTCTCTAAACTCTCCCGCGGCGGCTCCTCAGTCCTCACCCGGAGGGTCGGAGGAGAAGATGAGCTTCTTCGCCCGCGGCAGCAGGTTAGCAGATAGATGAGGATTCCACCTTCCACCTCTGGGTTTCCTTTGCTGGCTGATGCTTGATTGCGCTtgcgcctgcctgcctgcctgacgACGGCGCAGGAACCAGAGGACCTTCAGGCCCAAGAAGAGCGCGCCCTCGGGAAACAAGGTACGGCCTGGGCCATCCGCTCGCGAGCTCTCGGTACAACTTATCTGTGCAAAAAgctttataaatagactttatttagtacttcaaattagcaagattctttcgcaaaatttttttgcgtttcaactaaacagggcctgagaCTGTCAGCAGGGTATGCAGCTGAAAAGGCACATCGACGCCACTCTCGGCAGCGGCAACCTGCGCGAGGCGGTACGTCTGCCCATCGGGGAGGACCTCAACGAGTGGCTGGCCGTCAACAGTAAATCCTTCATCCTTAGTTTCAGTTCTTGATCGACCACCGTGTTAACAACTTCATGAATCATGCATGACACCTGTTTTTCCAGTAGTAAGAAACTAAGAACGATGTAGTAGTAGTAACAAGTCTCAAGTCTGTCTTTATGGTCATGTTTCTGTGGGCTGTCGAACCAGCACAACCATATATGTCTTGAAGAGTTTTGAAGGCATTCCACTTTGCAGTGTATTAATTATTACTAACTTGCCGTGCTTCTTTTGTGATGGCAGCTGTTGACTTCTTCAACCAAGTAAACATTCTGTACGGCACCCTGATGGAGTTTTGCACGCCAGCTACCTGCCCGACCATGTCAGCCGGACCAAAGTACAGTATAATCTTGCTTCTTCGTACCCACAAATACAGTCAAACAACTAGTTTAAGAACGAATCTATATCGTCATTATAAAAACATCACACTGTTGCAAACTGTCTGATGAATGAAAAACGAAATCTTGGCAGATATGAGTACAGATGGGCTGATGGAGTCAAGATCAAGAGGCCTATCGAGGTCTCTGCACCAAAGTACGTTGAGTACCTGATGGATTGGATAGAAGCCCAGCTCGACGATGAAAACATATTCCCTCAGAAGCTTGGTAATTGTTTGTTCGTTACAAAGTATATAGTACATCACTTGAAACCATGTGCATTTTGATTTAATTTGAGAATATTTTTAGTCTAATCATGTGTTTCGGTTCCAATTTCTGATGCCGTAGGGGCTCCTTTCCCTTCCAACTTCCGTGACGTCGTCAAGACGATCTTCAAGCGTCTCTTCAGGGTGTATGCGCACATATACCACTCGCACTTTCAGGTGATTATGAAGCTCCAGGAAGAGGCGCATCTCAATACTTGCTTCAAGCACTTCACACTCTTCACATTGGTAATTCTACTCAATGCACTTGTTTGCCCCATTTCCTTGGTAATTGGTAAAACAAAGTAGTAAAATTCTTCTTCTGTAGACaaaacagcaaaaaaaaaaaggaatagcAACTCAGCAAGTCCATTTTAACCATCGACTCAAGGAAAATAGCTCTCtttcttatttatttattcttaGTTTATTTCACTCTAGTATGCTCTTAATTGAATTAGTACACCTTTCTTCTATTCTAAGAATTACAGACATTATTTACATCCCAAATAAGAGATTAGTGGTTCTACCTTTCCCACAATTTGCTAGACTTGTTACATTTTCCAGCTGCTTATGGTGACCTGGTTTTATTTTCCAGCTTTGTTGATTATGGCATTTACCTATATTTATATATCATGCATCCAGCTCAGGTTTCATAGATTGCTTTGGCATATATTCCCAATAGATAGCTTTTACCTGTTGACTTTCTCTCTCATCATAGTCAAAGCTAAAAAAAGTTGAGCTTGACAACAAACCAATCTTGTTCTGGCTGCCGCTAGCGCTGATCAGATCAATAGCATGTTGCAAACCATCTTATTAACATGCAATCCGAGAGGAGGTGGTTGCCTTTGGTGCAGCGATTCAATCGTTCAAATGCTTTTGCCTTCTTGCTTTAGAAGTTGTGATGCATCATTCAGCACACTACCATTCGATTAATTTACAAAAGGAACTAAAGAAAATCGATTTGTTGCATACCTTGCTTATTACAATGATGATCTTCTGTCAGACACTAAACTGAACTAAGTGCCTGACAGCTAATATATAGTTGGTCCGTCTCTGTGATTAGTAGAATATTTAATAGGGAGTTGAGTAGATATTGCTTTAATGCATTTTTGCaagtttcataaaaaaaatgcagTTTTGCAATGCTGAAAATCTTCATGTGAAAAAATGCTTCTTGCAAATGCTGCGGCGACTGCAAATTAACCTAACTCGTTTTTGTCCCGCAGGAATTCCGGCTGATCGACAGGGCAGAGCTGGCTCCTCTCAGCGAGTTGATTGACCCCATAATACTTGGGAGAGAGCTTTGATGACGCCAAGTGTGgatagaattttttttctctcctgaTTAATTTTTTGATCAATTCGGATGGAACGTCTCCATTTACATTTTTGGAAGCATATATTATAGGCTAGCAGTTCGCAAGTCAGATGTGTTCTGTAGCAGCCTGATCGCAACGTCATCAGTGAAAATGGAGTGGTTCTTGATCCGCATCAGAAGGGTGCCTCGGTTGGTTAATGTTTCTATTGCTCGTGGCTGCTGCTAAACTGCAGTGGGCCTTCGTGAATCATGTATATAGTTTCAGACGACTGATTCGGACCGCTATTGGGCTAATAACGGTTTGGGCCTGAGTTTTGCCCAATTTTGGATGACAGATAAGTTGTTTGGTGGCGGCTACACGTCGCATGGCGTGATGGCAACCAgccggttttatagttgataGAAACTTGAGTGTTGTTACTAAGAACTAGGATCAAGGATCTACTCTGGTTAAGAGAAACTGCTACGTACACCCACCGTACCAGTCATGAAAAATATGATTAATTATTATGGACATGCGCACAGTCGTCCAGTGTTCACTCTGTAGGTTATAATAGGCACAATTGTAGCATCTTATTGGCTATCTAGCTTCATCTATACTAGTTAACTACTATATCATGGTATATTATTGGCTCTGACAAAGCTCTTGATCTTGGATCTGGAGCTATATATATAGGTATGTCAAGAGTATTTAAATAGATCATCTTGTTCATAGATTTAGATAAATATTTGACCATTTTAATTTAATCTACAAACTATATCCAACCTAGATTACAAATAGCCCAATCAACGCGATTGTAGAATTCATATTGGCGGCTACCATCTGTATAGGCCAAAGTTTCAGTGTTTTACTCGTCTTATCTCATACTTTTAGTCCCATTACTAGTTATAATTATTGGCATGTTCACATAATTTATGTTGGGTGATACCGATAAAAAATTTCAGCAAGTACTCATTTTATCACCTTTCTTAGTCCATTAGTGAATTTAATTGCCTTTTCACCCATGCCCTCATATGCCAAGACATCAAAAATATGCATCTTGTTATGTCCCGTTATTAATTAGTAGAATTATGTCTCGAAATTTCACTTATCACCTTTCTTAATCCTCTACCGGTACAAACTGAACATGTTTCCTAACTTGCGATACAAACCAAACCAGACGTCATTTACTTCTTGTATATGTTTGCACTATAGTTCATTATAGACACAATTGTAACCGTCTTACCTACTATCTCAACGGTTACTACTTATCTCGTAGATGCCATCCCATCCACAAGAACATCATTATCAAATGCCGTTAGTAGTGCCAAATTCTTTCTTTCGGTGTGTCTATTTTAGGAAACACATGAAAACTACTTAAACGTTGTATTGTATggatgtcctatctatttttgTCCATGTGTTCAATACCGTACCATATGCTCGGAATGTAACTTGTCGTATTCTGATCTTGTACCCTTTTCGGGTAGTCATGTTATCGGAGTCACTTATCACCATTTTATAGGCTATCATACCTCTCTATGTTTGTCGCGGAGCATAGAGCAGCCATTACCATCATCTTCCTTTCGTAAACATGCATGATGAGCATGTCTTTTATTGAAAAGAGTATTCCCACCGTTGGCATGCCTATTTCAGGAAATACATGAAAAGTACTTCAATATTGCCTTGACCTACTTTCTATTTTCCGCCATCTGATGTATATCATAAATCCGGAACATAACGTATACCCGGAACGTATAACCGGAACTATCATATCACCCTTTCGGATAACGGGTGTTGCTACTAGAGATAGCGCTACCACCAAGTTCCTCCGGCTACCGTAGCTCTAGTCTTTGTCACTGAGCATGATGCTCCCACTACCATCTTTTCTTCATGGACGTGCCTAATTAATAATGCATTTTTCATTAACAAGAATTCACTGTTATTACCATCTTCCTTTTCACGAGCCGCTGGGGCACCATCTCCAGTAGGGCCTAGGGATGCAAAGTGGCGACTCTTAGGTAAGCAAGGCTCTCTTTAGTTCGAATATTTATGTTACTTTTTGAAATAGAACCTTATTTACAAATATTTAAATTAAATAGGTGGAGGTGCATTATCACCAATTTATTTACACCCCTACTATAACTTGAAACTAGGGTCCATGTCATAAAAATTAAACCTGACAGCTCAACGATGTACTATGTCCGTGACAGGCAGCCGAGGTACGGTCCGCGTGCAtgccccgcgccgcggcgggtGGCGCCAGGTGaaactaggggtggtaatgggccatggtcctagtggcctcttcacagcccaacaagatttttaattttttaactcaaaattgtataagattagagtccggcccttttagggcccggccCTTGTAGAACTCGGTCCTTGAATTTTCTAGCTCAAAATGTTGGACCCTTTACCACCCTACGTGAAACTGAACCACCCGGCCCCATACAACGCGCTGCTTACCAGGCAAGGCAGCCAGCACGGTACGTGAAACTGCTCGCTCTGCGTCACCGCCAGCACGGCTCGATTGCTTTCCCTCCTCTCACGCTCGATGTCGATGATGACACACGGCCGTATCAGTGTACGTCACGGTCAGTTCTCGCggctatatatacacacactcGGAAGAACTGTGAATCCAGCAGAGGATCTGTCTCCGTCGCCCTCACCACTTCTTCCTGGTCGTCGACTCTGATCGAGCTTCGGCTCATCAGCAACTGCTCCGGCGACTGCGGATACGTCGGACGGAGGAGAGAAGATGagcttccttgcgcttgctcctaGCAGCAGCAGGTTAGCAGATGACAATTATTCTTCCTGATCTATCTCCGATAGATCCATCGATCTTTGTCCGAGTCGATTCTGATGTCAAGCTAAGCACTTGATCTGTCTCGATCTCTTGCCTGACGCGGCCTCCTATCCGGCGATGGATCGCACTTGCAGGATCCAGAGGACCTTCAGGCAAAAGAAGAGCGCGCCGTCTGGGAACAAGGTATGTATACTCTCGCTGGAAC
This window contains:
- the LOC120693058 gene encoding MOB kinase activator-like 1A isoform X2, which produces MSFFARGSRNQRTFRPKKSAPSGNKGMQLKRHIDATLGSGNLREAVRLPIGEDLNEWLAVNTVDFFNQVNILYGTLMEFCTPATCPTMSAGPKYEYRWADGVKIKRPIEVSAPKYVEYLMDWIEAQLDDENIFPQKLGAPFPSNFRDVVKTIFKRLFRVYAHIYHSHFQVIMKLQEEAHLNTCFKHFTLFTLEFRLIDRAELAPLSELIDPIILGREL
- the LOC120693058 gene encoding MOB kinase activator-like 1A isoform X1; this translates as MSFFARGSRNQRTFRPKKSAPSGNKQGMQLKRHIDATLGSGNLREAVRLPIGEDLNEWLAVNTVDFFNQVNILYGTLMEFCTPATCPTMSAGPKYEYRWADGVKIKRPIEVSAPKYVEYLMDWIEAQLDDENIFPQKLGAPFPSNFRDVVKTIFKRLFRVYAHIYHSHFQVIMKLQEEAHLNTCFKHFTLFTLEFRLIDRAELAPLSELIDPIILGREL